The nucleotide sequence TTTTGTTTGCTCTGTTCAGATTCCTGAATATATCAGGTTTGAATCTCTCGTGAGGAAGGCTCCGCTCAATCATGTGAATCAATATATCAACTAACGTTTAGGAATATAAATCCAATCAAATAACTAGATTCAACTCAATATTTCCTCCTTTGAATTTTAcccttaaaaatatttataaatccattcaaatccaaattcaaataaaatctataaacaaatctatactattgaataacacttgattctaaaatctattttaaaatcacaaaaccaataacaacatatttgaaattagatttaaaatgatagaaccaataacactagatttgatTTGAATTTATCAATCCATTAAAATACAcaaaccaataacacccccAATTGGATGCTCGAATTATCTCCAACATTGTGCTGGCTTTCTGTTTCCGCGAACCTGTCATCCATACCATATATTAAAGCCAACGGGATCATCAGTTATGTGTTGGTATATAGAAAGAGTCTCTTTGTTTGTTAATTCTTCCTCCTCACTAAAAGCTATACAATCGTGATCCTCTCTTGAATATACCAATGGATTCTATTTTTCCCCTACCAatgttgctgctgctgcaatCAGCTTCTACGCGTACAATATTTTTTCAACCGAAAATCTTCAAGATGGataagaagaagacaaaaggaAGGGTTTTGAAGTTTCATTAACCTCAGAAAAGCTAAAAGTGGAAGGGATAAAGCTGGACGACCTCTTTTTTCTACGAAACTTCCTTTCTCGCTTTATCTTTTTTATCTCTTAGTCTCAGAAGTCAACAGTTTCTGTGTTAACAAAGCCTCCTCTTTGTCTATTTATCCCTTTCTGATACAATTATTTCAACAGAAAATCTTCCACATCTCATCATCAAGAAAACAATacaatggcttcttcttcttctttaactctTTTGGCACcaacgtcttcttcttcttcttcgcctccCAATTGTGAACGCCATGTCTTCCCAAGCTTCCACGGGGCTGATGTCCGCAAATCCTTTCTGAGCCACGTTCTCAAGGAGCTCAGAAGCAAAGGAATCGACCTATTCCTTGACAATGATATGGAGAGAAGTAAATCGATAGGTCCTGAGCTCGTAGAAGCTATTAGAGGATCGAGGATTGCGATTGTCTTGCTCTCTAAGAACTATGCTTCGTCCACATGGTGCTTGAACGAGCTGGCTGAGATCATCAAGTGCAGAGAACGGTTTGGTCAAACAGTGATACCCCTTTTCTATGAACTGGATCCAACTCATGTAAAGAAGCAGACCGGTGACTTTGGGAAGGTCTTGTTAAAAACTTGCAAAGGTAAAGCACAGGAAGACATCCAGAGGTGGAAATGTGCTCTGACGGAAGTGGCTCAAATCACAGGTTACCATTCAACAAACTGGTTAGTTGTTCTCTTCTTCCCCCACATGTTCTTAATCTTTCTAACACATGAACAATCTTATACATACGTAGCTTTTAAACAACAGCCACCCTGGAtcgaaatattaatttttttcatgaCTATATGACGTAGTTAATTGATCATCCCCTTGTTCAGGAAGACTGAAGCAAAGATGATTGAAGATATTGCCACTGAAGTTTCGAACAAGTTGAACCTTTCTGCACCATCCAGTGATTTCGACTACTTAGTTGGGATAGAATCTCAGATGACACGAATGAGACCATTTTTACAGCTAGACTCGGATGATGTGAGAAAAATAGGGATTTGGGGCCCGCCTGGGATTGGTAAGACCACTGTTGCTAGATCTTTATTCAACCGGTACTCTCAAGATTTTCAACTGAGTGTCTTTATAGATAATATCAAAACAAAGTATGCCATACCAGCTTCTTCCGATGACTACAGTGTGAAGTTGTATTTACAGAAGCAGCTTATGTCTCAACTAACCAACGAGACAGGTATCAGTATTTCACATTTGGGAGTCGTCAAAGATAGGTTGAAAGATAAGAAAGTTCTTGTGGTCCTTGATGATGTGGATCATTTAGTACAACTGGAAGCCATGGCAAAAGAAACTTATTGGTTTGGTCCTGGGAGTCGGATTATAGTAACAACACAAGATCAAAGGGTTTTAAAAGCAAGTGGGATCAACCATATACACAGGGTGAAATTACCATCATATGGTGAAGCTCTTCAAATGTTCTGCATGTATGCTTTTGATCAGAAATACCCAAAGGATGGTTTCGAGAAGCTTTGTTGTGAAGTTGTGAATCTTGTAGGTAGACTTCCGTTGGGGATAAAAGTTATGGGCTCATATTTTCGGGGAATGTCTGAGCAAGATTCGACAGAGGCTCTACCAAGATTAAAGGCACACCTTGACCGAGATGGAGAAATTGCAAACATTTTAAAGTTTAGTTATGATGCCTTAAATGATGAAGATAAAAGATTAGTTCTCCATATAGCCTGCTTTTTCAACGGTGAACGAAATGGTATGGTGGAAAGTTGTCTAGAAAAATCTTTTGAGGATGTAAGACAAGGGCTTCGCGTCTTATCTGAAAAATCTCTCATATCTATTGAAAATAGATGGATATATATGGATAAGTTGCTAGTCCAACTTGGAAAACAAGTTGTGCGAAAAGAATCTGTTAGTGAACCTGGAAAACGCCAGTTTTTGATTGATGCAATCGATATTGGTGAAGTACTTCATGATGATAAAGCTGTAAGTTTTGAGATTTGTATTTTCATTGCATTGTTCTCTACATATGTGAGATTACGTAATAACTAAgaatcctatatatatatatatatatatatgtgtgttatTGGGTTGTTTTACAGGGTAGTAGCAGTGTCATAGGAATATCTTTTGAGCATACGGAGGCCATAACATGGACGGGTGAAAGATCCTTTGAAAGATTGTCTAATcttcagtttttaaaaattcatggTCATGGCATCAATCCGAAAAGTATGAATTACATGTCCCGAAAACTAAGAGTACTAGATTGGCGGAAGTTCAACATGTCATGTTTTCCTTCAAATTTTAATCCAGAGTTCCTAGTCGAACTACGCATGACTGATAGCAGTCTTGAGAAATTGTGGGAAGGAAATAAAGtaagtaatatttttagttttgaaaataaGTGTCCAAGTTAGGCTATCTTAAACAAATTTTCTTATATGTGTTTAATACTAATTGTGTCAACAGCCGCTAAGCAATCTCAAGCGGATGGATTTGAGTTCTTCAAGAAGATTGAAAGAGCTTCCTGATCTCTCAACTGCCACTAATCTATATGACTTGAACCTCAACTGTTGCTCAAGCCTGCTGACGCTCCCTTCCTCTATTGGGAGCGCAATTAATCTGAAATACTTGGATCTCTGTCTTTGTTCGAGTCTGGTGGAGCTACCTTCTTCTATGAGAAACCTTCGTAAATTGTCGAGATTGGTATTATACAAATGCTCAAAGTTAGAGGTTGTTCTGGCCAACATCAACTTGGAATCTCTAGAAGAACTCGATCTCTCAGGTTGCTCTTTGGCGAAAAGTTGTACTGAGAGTTCAACAGAAATTGAAGAGCTTGATCCATGGTAGGGAGAAAATCTCGTCTACGTCGACTTGTACTAAGGGGAATGAAGAAGCTGGTATCACTCCCAACGCTTCCGGATTGGCTAGGAGAACATCCCTCAGATCGCtctttgttggaaaattatACCGAGAGTTCAACAGAAATTGAAGAGCTTGATCCATCTATAGGGAGAATATCTAGTCTGCATGAACTTTTTCTAATAGGAATGAAAAAGCTGGTATCACTCCCACAGCTTCCGGATTTGCTAGGAGAACATCCCTCAGATTGGtctttgttggaaaattatACTGAGAGTTCCACAAACATTCAAGAGCTTGATCCATGCATAGGGAGAGTATCTAGTCTAAAAAAACTAGTACTAAGGGGAATGAAGAAGCTGGTATCACTCCCACAGCTTCCGGATTCGCTATTGTATCTCGATGCTTCCGATTGTGAGACACTGGAGAGACTAGATTGCTCCTTTCGCAATCCAAATATTATTCTCAACTTCAAAAATTGCTTCAAACTAAATCAAGAAGCTAAAGATCTCATCATCCAGACGCCTACTTATCGGTATGCGGTCTTTCCTGCTGAAGAAGTGCCTATCTGTTTCAGTCACCGATCTTATGGGAGCTCCTTAACTGTGAAGCTGAATCAGATGCCTCTTGGCAAATCAACCAAATTTAAGGCTGGCATCATTTGTGCTGATGTGGATGAAGCATATTGGGGATCTGTCTGTTGTACCATCACGTCCGGAAGGAATTCTCTCGCTTATTGTAAAAAGGCAGTAGATGTATCTTTTGTGGGGCATCTGTTGACATTCGAGGTTGAGGTTGAAACAGAGGAGGTCACTTCCACCGAGCTTATTTTTGATTTCGAGCTTCTCGGTTCGAAATCCAAAATATGTAAGATAAAAGAATACGGGATATTCCAGCTCCCGGAGGTCCCTTTATTGAGCTTCAGAGATGTCCATAGAGATTAAGAACCTTCAGTGATTGAGATCTGAGACAGACCTTGATACCCAAGTAAAGACTGAGAAGCCTCGGAGGAATGATAGCTTTAAATCACCGGAGCTTAGTCGTGAAGATGATggtttcaagacttaaagagACAACTAATTTTGTGAttctgtttcttatttttttttggcttccaaCATCATTATCATCATTCAGTTGTATTATCTCCCTTTACCAGAAACCATTAATTGCAGTTAGTGAACATGCCATGAAGCAAGAAGCCTAACTTTACTGCAGTTGGACTTTTACAACGtgtttctttgtcaaaaaaaattgttgaccattttttttctaaaattatgtTGCTTTAATCAGCCTAGAAATCATACGTCGGGTGTATATACTTGTTGAATTGGGGTTGAGTATAATCCAGATGACCTCTCACAAAAACGTTCTTAACGAAGTTACTTCCTTTACCAAACACTAAAGACGAAAGGAGAGCTGTTCCGAAAGGTATGTGATACAGAGATACTTCTTTTGGTATGATAAGAGAGTTTCTCAGATCTTCTTGTCTCTGCTTCCTTATGTTATGCAGTGTCAACCAAGCAGCAGCAATAGGATCGGTTGTGGCTGTGGTTCTAATACAACAGCATTTTGTTATCTGCTTAAGATGATCTCCAGAGCTGTTGATAAATTAGGTTTTGAATCCACTTAAAACAAAGCTCGAGCCCATTTTTTTATCTTACTAAGCATTTTCTTGTCTTGATCAGAGTCTAATCATGACCAAAAGATTCTGCCTGTCTTTGTTACTCTTGACCCTGTACGAAACACACCTTCTCATCTCCATGCCTACTTGAAAGGTTCGTGTTCCAGCTTCTTTATATACTCTCTACCGTTGAGTTGCttataactcttttttttctttcttatttgcAGAATTTGACGATAGAATACTTGGATTGACTGGATCAGCAAGTGCAATGAGGCAAATGGCACAGGAGTATCGTGTTTATTTCAAGAAGGTTCAAGAAGATGGAGATGATTACCTCGTTGATACTTCTCATAACATGTAAGCAAAACCTTTATTCGAATGCCCAAATCAAAATCTTGTCtgttgataagaaaaaaaaagagagctaAAATGTTCATATGTTGGGTGTGTAGGTACTTGTTGAATCCGAAGATGGAGGTTGTGAGATGCTTTGGAGTTGAGTATAATCCAGATGACCTCTCACAAGAGGTTCTTAAAGAAGTTTCTTCCCTTTCACAGTGACCAAGCACAAAAAAAGAGATGTTCATTGAAGGAAACACCAAGTTCCTTTTTCCTTCCATTGGTCAAATTTCATTTAGACGATTTTGCTAAGTCCTTTGGTCATGATAAAAGATTCCGGATTCTCAAGTTTATAACAAAATTGGCATTTTTACCTTGTGCATCTAATCTTACACTACTAGTAAATTAGTAATCACCATCTAATAGCCACCACTAGTAATCTCCAAGTTATGGTGAGTTGGGTTTGTAATAATCAAATCTCATTAAGGATGGTAAGGTAATCTTGTGCTTtttgatttaaagaaaattgaaaagaaaatagtttCTTTTGAACTGAAAAAGAAACGAATTTTTAAGAgattattttaagatttttttgtcAATGCTCGAATTGTCTCTAACATCGTGCTGGGCTTTCTGTTTCCACGAAGCTGTCTTGCAAATATTTAAAAGTCAACGGGATCATCAGTTCCGTGTTTGTATATAGAAAGAGTCTATCTTTGTTTGTTAATTCTTCCTCCTAACTAAAAAGCTCTACGATCGTGATCTTCTCTTCAACATAGCAATGGATTCTTTTTTTGCCGGTACCAatgttgctgctgctgcaatATGCTTCTACGCCCTTTTAGGTACaatatttttcaacaaaaaatcaAGATCACATCAAGAAAACACCaaaatggcttcttcttctttaactctTTTGGCTCCTGTGTCTTCTTTGCCTCGTAATTGGATACATCATGTCTTCCCAAGCTTCCACGGGGAAGATGTCCGCAAAACCTTCCTCAGCCACGTTCTCAAGGAGCTGAGAAGCAAAGGAATCAACTCATTCTTTGACGATGATATGGAGAGGAGTAAGCTGATCGGTCCTGAGCTCATAGAAGCTATTAGAGGATCGAGGATTGCTATTGTCTTGCTCTCGAGGAACTACGCTTCGTCGACATGGTGCTTGAACGAGCTGGTGGAGATCATAAAGTGCAGAGAAAGGTTTGGTCAAACAGTGATGCCCCTTTTCTATGAAGTGGATCCAACTGATGTAAAGAAGCAGACCGGTGATTTTGGGAAGGTCTTCCGAAAAACTTGTAGAGGGAAAACAAAGGAAGACATCCAAAGGTGGAAATGTGCTTTGACAGAAGTGGCTCAAATCACAGGTTACCATTCAACCAACTGGTTAGTCGTCCTCTTCTTCCCCCACATGTTCTTAATCTTTCTAACACATGAACAATCTTATACATACGTAGCTTTTAAACAATAGCCACCCTGGATCGAAATATTGAATAAGTGTTGGTTTCTTTCTTTGATAGAATATTTGTATAATACGTGCAATTTTTCCATGACCAAATGACGGAGTTATTGATCATCCCCTTGTTCAGGAAGACTGAAGCAAAGATGATTGAAGTTATTGCCACTGAAGTTTCAAACAAGTTAAACCTTTCTGCACCATCTAGTGATTTTGAAGACTTAGTTGGGATGGAATCTCATATGACAAGAATGAGACCGTTGTTACTGCTAGATTCAGATGAAGTGAGAAAAATAGGGATTTGGGGTCCGCCTGGTATTGGAAAGACCACTATTGCTAGATCTTTATTCAACCAACATTCTCAAGATTTCCAACTGAGTGTATTTATAGATAATATCAAAACAAAGTATGCAATACCAGCTTCTTCCGATGACTACAGTGTGAAGTTGCATTTACAGAAGCAGCTTATGTCTCAACTAACCAACGAGACAGGTATCAGTATTTCACATTTGGGAGTCGTCAAAGATAGGTTGAAAGACAAGAAAGTTCTTGTCATCCTTGATGATGTAGATCATTTAGTACAACTGGAAGCCATGGCAAAAGAAACTTATTGGTTTGGTCCTGGGAGTCGGATTATAGTCACAACACAAGATCAAAGGGTTTTAAAAGCAAGTGGGATCAACCATATACACAAGGTGGATTTACCATCAAATGATGAAGCTCTTCAAATGTTCTGCATGTATGCTTTTGATCAGAAATACCCTAAGGATGGTTTCCAGAAGCTTTCTTATGAAGTTAGGAATCTTGTAGGTGGACTTCCCTTGGGGCTGAGGGTTATGGGATCTTATTTTCGGGGAATGTCTGAGCAAGATTGGACAGAGGCAGTACCAAGATTAAGGACACACCTTGACCGAGATGGAGAAATTGCGAGCATTTTAAAGTTTAGTTATGATGCCTTGAATGATGAAGATAAAAGTTTATTTCTCCATATAGCCTGCTTTTTCGATGGTGAACAAGATGGTGTGGTGGAAAGATGTCTAGAAAGATGTTTTAAGGATGTGAGACGAGGGCTTCGCGTCTTATGTGAAAAATCTCTCGTATATATGGATATGGTATGGATAAAGATGCCTGAGTTGCTAGTCCAACTAGGACGACAAATTGTGAGAAAAGAATGTGTTAGTGAACCTGGAAAACGCCAGTTTTTGAATGATGCAAGGGATATTGGTGAAGTACTTAGTGATGATAAAGCAGTACGTTTTGAGATTGATATTTTCATTGCAGTACTCTCTTCAAATGTGAGATTATTTAATAACTAACAATCCTCTCTTTGTGTTCCATTGGGCTGTTTTACAGAGTAATAGCAGTGTTATAGGAATAAATCTTGAGCGGAATGAGGAAATAACATGGACGAGTGAAAGAGGCTTTGAAAGATTGTCTAATCTTCAATTCTTAAAAATTCATAGTTATGGCATCAGTCGGCTAAGTATGAACGACATATCCCGAAAACTCAAAGTACTAATTTGGCCGATGTTCCCCATGGCATGTTTTCCTTCAAGATTCAATCCAGAGTTCCTTGTCGTACTACGCATGAATAATAGCAGACTTGAGAAATTGTGGGAAGAAAATAAAGTAAGTAGAATTTTTAGTTTGAAAATAACTGCCCAAGTTaggatatctaaccaattttctTATGTGTTTAATACTAATTGTGTCAACTTGCTGTTCTCCTCTCCCTTTATTTTGTCATAACAGCCGCTGAAAAATCTCAAGTGGATGGATTTGAGACATTCAGAAAGTTTGAAAGAGTTTCCTGATCTCTCAGCTGCCACTAATCTATATGACTTGGATCTCAGCTTTTGCTCAAGCCTGGTGAAGCTTCCTTTTTCTATCGGGAACGCAATTAATCTCCAAAAACTAAACCTCAATTTTTGTGTGAGTCTGGTGGATCTCCCTTCCTCTATGAGAAACCTTGGTAGATTGTCGAAATTGGAGTTAAAGGGATGCTCAAAGTTACAGGTTAATCTGGCCAGCATCAACTTGGAATCTCTAGAAGAACTCGATCTCTCAGATTGCTCTTTGTTGGAAATTTATCCTGAGAGTTCCACAAACATTCAAGAGCTTGATCCATGCATATGGAGAATATCTATTCTACAAACACTTTTAATGAAACGAATGAAGAAGCTGGTATCGCTCCCACAGCTTCCGGATTCCCTATTGTATTTAGAAGCAGAATATTGTGGGTCCCTGGAGAGACTTGATTGCTCCTTTCGCAATCCAGATATTCGTCTTAACTTCGCATACTGCTTCAAACTGAATCAAGAAGCTAAAGATCTCATCATCCACACGCGGACCAATCAATATGCGGTCTTTCCAGCTATATCAGTACCTATGTGCTTCACTTACCGATCTTCCGGGAGTTCTGTAACTGTGAAGTTGAATCAAATGCCTCTTTGCAAATCAACAAAATTTAAGGCTTGCGTCATATTTTCTGGTAGGGACGATACATACCGGGGATCTGTCTGTTGTACCATAACGTCTGGAGGGAATTCTCTCACTTATTGTAATAAAAAAGTAGAAGTATTTTTCGTGTGGCATCTGTACACATTCGAGGTTGAGGTTCAAACAGAGGAGGTCACTTCCACCGAGCTTGTCTTTGAGTTCGACATCAACTATAAGCAGTCGTCGTACAATTTCAAAAGATTGAAGATAAAAGAATGTGGAATATTCCAACTCACAGACAGTGGCGTCCTTGGGCACAGCCAACTGAAACCTGAACCTAGGGCCCCCACTCTTTTATGGGCCCCACTCTTTCATGAcccctatttttttttaaaaagaaagctatgtaactaaatttggagaatttttttttgacgtcAAATTTGGAGCacttatgaaaaaaaaaaactagtaccaaaactgaaaagagaatattgacCCCTATTATTTCTCCacgatttaaaattttcttttatgccTTCTGATTTATCccttttttattgttttgtataattttacaatataaatgtgggcctctattttatttttgtttagagCTTCAGTCAGATATGTCGTTGAAGATTTTGAACCTTCCGACATTGAGATCTAGACAAACCATAAAACCTAAGCAAGAGAGAGAAGCATTCGAAGAATGGCAGTGCAAAATCACCAGAGCTTGTTCGGGAAGATGATGGTGTTAAGAGACAACTTTCTTTTGTGATTCTATTTCATCTTTCATTCCCTGGTAAAATTTTGCGTCATACGTCCTGCAATGACAGACGGAAAGGTATCATTTATATGACATGAGATAACTGCAACCATTCTTATAACTAGAAACACATAGAAGATGAATCAATTTATTTTAGCAATTATTTTGGCTTTCAACTTCATTATCATCATTCAGTTGTATTCTCTCCCTTACGAGAAACCATTGCAGTTAGTCAACATGCCGTGAAGCAAGCCTAACATCACTGCAGTTGACTTTTATAATGTGTTTCTTTGTCAAAAACTCAAACATTTGGGTTGaccaatttttttctaaagttaTGTTGCTTTAACCAGCCTACAAGTCCTGCTTTCAATCGTAGAGGAGCTGTTGGGTGAAGCAAACGGTCTGTCTCACATCTTGTTGTGACAGCTTAGCCTCTATCGCAAGGTACATTAGATAATTCAACATCGACAAGATAGAAGTAGCCATGGAAGGACAGATCTTAGCCCTCGATTGCCTGTCGGAACTGCTCAACAGGCACAGAACCTTTTTCGAATAACAAATCATAATCTTGTTTGTTCATAAGAAAAAAGGAGAGCTAAAATGTTCAAATGTTGGGTGTATAGGTACTTGCTGAATTGGGGTTGAGTATAATCCAGATGACCTCTCACAAGAGGTTCTTTAAGAACCTTAATTAAGGACTAAAcggtttcggtttccgtaaagtccttagcaaataattatatacgcatatattatatatacatatacatatatgtgtattaaggacCAAACCTTAAGGAACTTGCAATAATCATCCTCTTACTTCCCTTTCACAATGACCAAACACTAAAGACAGATGTTCACAGAATGAACCTACTAAGTTCCTTTTTCCTTCCATCGGTCAAACGATTTTGCTAGTACTTTTGTCATTCAAAGTATGCAACTATGGTTCTGGCGAGATGATCTGAGAGTCGCGATTGATTCATCTTCCTCCTTTCAAAGTGggcttcttttcttttctacgGTTCTTTACGAGCTTATGCTGTAAAACCAATATTGGGGAAAAACTTGAAAAGGGACCATCTGACCCCATATATAGGtatcaaatttattttggtcAGCAAATGTAAGATTCAgtttaataatttatgaaacATAGACGTGGCATCATTTCCCCAATGTATTACTGGTCCAATCAAACTTGTTCTCCGCTTGTTAGTATAGACACCTAGATGCGTACAATAAATTTAATGCTATCGCCTTCATGTCTTAGTCCTaaagattacataaatatatcACATTGATTGGTTCGACGTAAGACCGAGACAAATCAAATAGTGTCATGACTCGCTCAATTAACGAGTTAATTATCCAGTAAATCTTTCACTAATTACGAATTAAACGTTGCAAAAGTAactaaaaagttttatttatcGAATCATATAATCAAAGGCCAGATTACACTCATAAGACGATGATAAACATACAATACGAATCACACACACTTTCATCATCACTCAGATGACCCAAGAAAGCTGTTTCCGGATCTCCGACCCGACCCGACTGACACTATCCCTAAGCGACACGGGAC is from Raphanus sativus cultivar WK10039 unplaced genomic scaffold, ASM80110v3 Scaffold1598, whole genome shotgun sequence and encodes:
- the LOC108822703 gene encoding uncharacterized protein LOC108822703 → MASSSSLTLLAPTSSSSSSPPNCERHVFPSFHGADVRKSFLSHVLKELRSKGIDLFLDNDMERSKSIGPELVEAIRGSRIAIVLLSKNYASSTWCLNELAEIIKCRERFGQTVIPLFYELDPTHVKKQTGDFGKVLLKTCKGKAQEDIQRWKCALTEVAQITGYHSTNWKTEAKMIEDIATEVSNKLNLSAPSSDFDYLVGIESQMTRMRPFLQLDSDDVRKIGIWGPPGIGKTTVARSLFNRYSQDFQLSVFIDNIKTKYAIPASSDDYSVKLYLQKQLMSQLTNETGISISHLGVVKDRLKDKKVLVVLDDVDHLVQLEAMAKETYWFGPGSRIIVTTQDQRVLKASGINHIHRVKLPSYGEALQMFCMYAFDQKYPKDGFEKLCCEVVNLVGRLPLGIKVMGSYFRGMSEQDSTEALPRLKAHLDRDGEIANILKFSYDALNDEDKRLVLHIACFFNGERNGMVESCLEKSFEDVRQGLRVLSEKSLISIENRWIYMDKLLVQLGKQVVRKESVSEPGKRQFLIDAIDIGEVLHDDKAGSSSVIGISFEHTEAITWTGERSFERLSNLQFLKIHGHGINPKSMNYMSRKLRVLDWRKFNMSCFPSNFNPEFLVELRMTDSSLEKLWEGNKPLSNLKRMDLSSSRRLKELPDLSTATNLYDLNLNCCSSLLTLPSSIGSAINLKYLDLCLCSSLVELPSSMRNLRKLSRLVLYKCSKLEVVLANINLESLEELDLSGCSLAKSCTESSTEIEELDPWLPDLLGEHPSDWSLLENYTESSTNIQELDPCIGRVSSLKKLVLRGMKKLVSLPQLPDSLLYLDASDCETLERLDCSFRNPNIILNFKNCFKLNQEAKDLIIQTPTYRYAVFPAEEVPICFSHRSYGSSLTVKLNQMPLGKSTKFKAGIICADVDEAYWGSVCCTITSGRNSLAYCKKAVDVSFVGHLLTFEVEVETEEVTSTELIFDFELLGSKSKICKIKEYGIFQLPECQPSSSNRIGCGCGSNTTAFCYLLKMISRAVDKLESNHDQKILPVFVTLDPVRNTPSHLHAYLKEFDDRILGLTGSASAMRQMAQEYRVYFKKVQEDGDDYLVDTSHNMYLLNPKMEVVRCFGVEYNPDDLSQEFFLLTKKLYDRDLLFNIAMDSFFAGTNVAAAAICFYALLGTIFFNKKSRSHQENTKMASSSLTLLAPVSSLPRNWIHHVFPSFHGEDVRKTFLSHVLKELRSKGINSFFDDDMERSKLIGPELIEAIRGSRIAIVLLSRNYASSTWCLNELVEIIKCRERFGQTVMPLFYEVDPTDVKKQTGDFGKVFRKTCRGKTKEDIQRWKCALTEVAQITGYHSTNWKTEAKMIEVIATEVSNKLNLSAPSSDFEDLVGMESHMTRMRPLLLLDSDEVRKIGIWGPPGIGKTTIARSLFNQHSQDFQLSVFIDNIKTKYAIPASSDDYSVKLHLQKQLMSQLTNETGISISHLGVVKDRLKDKKVLVILDDVDHLVQLEAMAKETYWFGPGSRIIVTTQDQRVLKASGINHIHKVDLPSNDEALQMFCMYAFDQKYPKDGFQKLSYEVRNLVGGLPLGLRVMGSYFRGMSEQDWTEAVPRLRTHLDRDGEIASILKFSYDALNDEDKSLFLHIACFFDGEQDGVVERCLERCFKDVRRGLRVLCEKSLVYMDMVWIKMPELLVQLGRQIVRKECVSEPGKRQFLNDARDIGEVLSDDKASNSSVIGINLERNEEITWTSERGFERLSNLQFLKIHSYGISRLSMNDISRKLKVLIWPMFPMACFPSRFNPEFLVVLRMNNSRLEKLWEENKPLKNLKWMDLRHSESLKEFPDLSAATNLYDLDLSFCSSLVKLPFSIGNAINLQKLNLNFCVSLVDLPSSMRNLGRLSKLELKGCSKLQVNLASINLESLEELDLSDCSLLEIYPESSTNIQELDPCIWRISILQTLLMKRMKKLVSLPQLPDSLLYLEAEYCGSLERLDCSFRNPDIRLNFAYCFKLNQEAKDLIIHTRTNQYAVFPAISVPMCFTYRSSGSSVTVKLNQMPLCKSTKFKACVIFSGRDDTYRGSVCCTITSGGNSLTYCNKKVEVFFVWHLYTFEVEVQTEEVTSTELVFEFDINYKQSSYNFKRLKIKECGIFQLTDSGVLGHSQLKPEPRAPTLLWAPLFHDPYFFLKRKLCN